The following DNA comes from Terriglobales bacterium.
GTCGTGCTCCATGAACTCCAGTCCGCGGACCCACTTAACGGATTTCCAGGCATACAGATGCGGCACGATCAGGCGCAGCGGATATCCATGCTCGGGCGTGAGCGGCTGGCCATCGTGATGCGTGGCCAACAAGACGTTGTCGTGTTGGAGATCGGCGAGAGGCACATTTGCAGTGAAGCCTTCTTCTGCGTGTATCATCACGAACTTTGCCGCAGGCTTGGGTTGGGTTAACTTTAGAATTTCGCCAAAAGCGACTCCCTCCCAGGCATTCTCGAAGCGGCTCCAGCGAGTCACGCAATGGAAATCACTTGTAGTGTGAAGTCTGGCAAGGGCGTTGAATTCGCTCCAAGTAAACCGCAAGGGCTTTTCAACCAAACCCCATACGCGAAAATCCCAAGTCGCAGGATCAAACTTGGGCACCGATCCGTAGTGCAGGACCGGCCACTTTAAAGTGAGCGCCTGGCCGGGAGGAAGTCTTCCCTCCTCTTGCATCTGGCGCTCGCGCTGCTTGCGTTCATCGAGCATAGTACTCTGTAATTATAGAAGGGAATACGAAGGGAAATTCTTCCCGCAAACAAACCAATCCTAACGGATCATTGCGGCAAACAGATCTGAGTTCAGCAACGATTGAAATTGCTTCTCGTCGGTCTTGAAGTGGAATTTGAGCTGGTTACTGTCGGAATCGACGGTCATGTTTTCCAGCGCAGTCTTTTCCACGCCGGTGGCCTGCGTTCTTCTGAACGTCATGCCCACGCGCGCCAGAGTGGAGAGCGTTGCCGCGGTCATACTGTCAGCGGTGATCACATCCAGATCAAAATTCACTCCGCTGCCGAAGTTCATGACATAACGCGAGGAGCGCAGGCGTTTGCTGAGTGTCTGGTACTCAGCCAAGTTGGCAACATCGCCCATGGCCGAGTTCATCATGGTTTGCGTGCCCTTGGAGTCGAGCACACTCCAGACGGCGCCGGCATCCACCGCAGGCATAAGATCAAGAACTTCCGAGTTGG
Coding sequences within:
- a CDS encoding sulfite oxidase-like oxidoreductase; amino-acid sequence: MLDERKQRERQMQEEGRLPPGQALTLKWPVLHYGSVPKFDPATWDFRVWGLVEKPLRFTWSEFNALARLHTTSDFHCVTRWSRFENAWEGVAFGEILKLTQPKPAAKFVMIHAEEGFTANVPLADLQHDNVLLATHHDGQPLTPEHGYPLRLIVPHLYAWKSVKWVRGLEFMEHDAPGFWEQNGYHMYGDPWKEQRYSLG